One genomic segment of Streptomyces sp. RKND-216 includes these proteins:
- a CDS encoding malate dehydrogenase: protein MTRTPVNVTVTGAAGQIGYALLFRIASGHLLGPNVPVRLRLLEIPPAVKAAEGTAMELDDCAFPLLDGIDITDDANVAFDGANVALLVGARPRTKGMERGDLLEANGGIFKPQGKAINDHAADDVKVLVVGNPANTNALIAQAAAPDVPAERFTAMTRLDHNRALSQLAKKTGAPVSEIRKLTIWGNHSATQYPDIFHAEVAGKNAAEAVGDEKWLADDFIPTVAKRGAAIIDARGASSAASAANAAIDHVHTWVNGTPDGDWTSMGIPSDGSYGVPEGLISSFPVTCSGGTYEIVQGLEVNDFSRARIDASVQELADEREAVRGLGLL from the coding sequence ATGACCCGCACTCCCGTCAATGTCACCGTCACCGGCGCTGCCGGGCAGATCGGTTACGCGCTGCTCTTCCGCATCGCCTCCGGCCACCTGCTCGGCCCCAACGTGCCGGTCAGGCTGCGCCTCCTGGAGATCCCGCCGGCCGTGAAGGCCGCCGAGGGCACCGCGATGGAGCTGGACGACTGCGCCTTCCCGCTGCTGGACGGCATCGACATCACCGACGACGCGAACGTCGCCTTCGACGGCGCGAACGTGGCTCTGCTCGTCGGCGCCCGCCCGCGTACGAAGGGCATGGAGCGCGGCGACCTGCTGGAGGCCAACGGCGGCATCTTCAAGCCGCAGGGCAAGGCCATCAACGATCACGCGGCGGACGACGTCAAGGTGCTCGTCGTGGGCAACCCGGCCAACACCAACGCGCTCATCGCCCAGGCCGCCGCGCCGGACGTGCCGGCCGAGCGTTTCACCGCCATGACGCGCCTGGACCACAACCGCGCCCTCTCGCAGCTGGCGAAGAAGACCGGCGCGCCGGTCTCGGAGATCCGGAAGCTCACCATCTGGGGCAACCACTCCGCGACCCAGTACCCGGACATCTTCCACGCCGAGGTCGCGGGCAAGAACGCCGCCGAGGCCGTGGGCGACGAGAAGTGGCTGGCCGACGACTTCATCCCGACGGTCGCCAAGCGCGGCGCAGCCATCATCGACGCCCGCGGCGCCTCCTCCGCCGCCTCGGCCGCCAACGCGGCCATCGACCACGTCCACACCTGGGTCAACGGCACCCCGGACGGCGACTGGACCTCCATGGGCATCCCGTCCGACGGCTCCTACGGGGTGCCCGAGGGGCTCATCTCGTCCTTCCCGGTCACCTGCTCCGGCGGGACCTACGAGATCGTGCAGGGCCTGGAGGTCAACGACTTCTCGCGGGCCCGGATCGACGCCTCCGTCCAGGAGCTGGCGGACGAGCGCGAGGCCGTCCGCGGCCTCGGCCTGCTCTGA
- a CDS encoding DUF3017 domain-containing protein: MGTDDRTSASESAGEAPSATGPEPQRSRRFPVFTRDTARPEGGGRAAPGDAPAPARQWPMLAVATGVLVGLLVSLGSFRGGALTIGLTVLGAGLLRWWLPSVGMLAVRSRFTDVATYGVLGVGITLLAMMAQPDPWLNIPILDDIVHFVID, encoded by the coding sequence ATGGGGACCGACGACAGGACGTCCGCGTCGGAGTCGGCCGGCGAGGCGCCCTCCGCGACGGGGCCGGAGCCGCAGCGGTCGCGCCGGTTCCCGGTCTTCACCCGGGACACCGCGCGCCCCGAGGGCGGCGGGCGCGCAGCGCCGGGCGACGCCCCGGCGCCGGCCCGGCAGTGGCCGATGCTGGCCGTCGCGACGGGCGTGCTGGTCGGTCTGCTGGTCTCCCTCGGCTCGTTCCGCGGGGGCGCCCTCACGATCGGCCTGACCGTGCTCGGCGCGGGGCTGCTTCGCTGGTGGCTGCCGTCGGTCGGCATGCTGGCGGTGCGGTCCCGGTTCACCGACGTGGCCACGTACGGCGTGCTGGGCGTCGGCATCACGCTGCTGGCGATGATGGCTCAGCCCGACCCGTGGCTGAACATCCCGATCCTGGACGACATCGTCCACTTCGTCATCGACTGA
- a CDS encoding bifunctional methylenetetrahydrofolate dehydrogenase/methenyltetrahydrofolate cyclohydrolase has product MSAQILDGKATASAIKSELATRVDTLRSRGVTPGLGTLLVGEDVGSQKYVAGKHRDCGQVGIASIQRTLPATATQQEIEAVVRELNEDPACTGYIVQLPLPRGIDVNRVLALMDPAKDADGLHPTNLGRLVLNEPAPLPCTPNGILSLLRRHEVQVDGADVVVVGRGITVGRSLPLLLTRRSENATVTQCHTGTRDMPAQLRRADIVVAAAGVPHLIKPEDVKPGAAVLDVGVSRDENGKIVGDVHPGVAEVAGWLSPNPGGVGPMTRALLLQNVVEAAERQAAVAA; this is encoded by the coding sequence ATGAGCGCCCAGATTCTCGATGGCAAGGCCACCGCGTCCGCGATCAAGTCCGAACTCGCCACCCGGGTCGACACCCTCAGGTCCCGCGGCGTGACGCCCGGTCTGGGCACGCTGCTCGTCGGGGAGGACGTCGGCAGCCAGAAGTACGTCGCGGGCAAGCACCGCGACTGCGGGCAGGTCGGCATCGCCTCCATCCAGCGCACCCTGCCCGCCACCGCCACCCAGCAGGAGATCGAGGCGGTGGTGCGCGAGCTGAACGAGGACCCGGCCTGCACCGGGTACATCGTGCAGCTGCCGCTCCCCCGTGGCATCGACGTGAACCGCGTCCTGGCGCTCATGGACCCGGCCAAGGACGCCGACGGCCTGCACCCCACCAACCTCGGCCGCTTGGTGCTGAACGAGCCGGCGCCGCTGCCCTGCACACCCAACGGCATCCTGTCGCTGCTGCGGAGGCACGAGGTGCAGGTCGACGGCGCCGACGTGGTCGTCGTCGGCCGCGGCATCACCGTCGGCCGTTCGCTGCCGCTGCTGCTCACCCGCCGCTCGGAGAACGCGACGGTGACGCAGTGCCACACCGGCACCCGCGACATGCCCGCGCAGCTCCGCCGCGCCGACATCGTGGTGGCCGCTGCCGGCGTGCCGCACCTGATCAAGCCCGAGGACGTCAAGCCGGGCGCGGCCGTGCTGGACGTCGGTGTGAGCCGGGACGAGAACGGCAAGATCGTCGGAGACGTGCACCCCGGGGTGGCCGAGGTCGCGGGCTGGCTGTCGCCGAACCCCGGCGGCGTCGGCCCGATGACGCGGGCGCTGCTGCTCCAGAACGTCGTCGAGGCCGCGGAGCGGCAGGCCGCCGTCGCGGCCTGA
- the purH gene encoding bifunctional phosphoribosylaminoimidazolecarboxamide formyltransferase/IMP cyclohydrolase gives MTATATATDNASGAADDSTRRPIRRALVSVYDKTGLEELARGLHGAGVQIVSTGSTARRIADAGVPVTGVEELTGFPECLAGRVKTLHPRVHAGILADQRLEEHRSQLAELGVEPFELVVVNLYPFRETVASGATPDECVEQIDIGGPSMVRAAAKNHPSVSVVVNPGRYGAVLAAVGDGGFTLHQRKRLAAEAFQHTAAYDVAVATWFAAGYAAGGSSENEPGEPTAFPEFFGATYERTSVLRYGENPHQPAALYATGNGGLAQAEQLHGKEMSYNNYVDTEAARRAAHDHAEPCVAIIKHANPCGIATGSDVAEAHRKAHACDPLSAYGGVIAVNRPVSKEMAEQVAGIFTEVVVAPGYAEGAVEALTRKKNIRVLRCAEAPSDPVEMKPIDGGVLLQAADRLQASGDDPARWTLATGEALPEDELAELAFAWRACRAVKSNAILLAKDRATVGVGMGQVNRVDSAKLAVQRAGEERATGAYAASDAFFPFPDGLQVLTAAGVRAVVQPGGSVRDDAVIEAAQAAGVTMYFTGTRHFFH, from the coding sequence GTGACCGCCACCGCCACCGCCACTGACAACGCCTCCGGTGCCGCCGACGACAGCACCCGGCGCCCGATCCGCCGCGCGCTGGTCAGCGTCTACGACAAGACCGGACTGGAGGAGCTGGCCCGCGGCCTGCACGGGGCCGGCGTCCAGATCGTCTCCACCGGCTCCACCGCCCGCCGCATCGCCGACGCGGGGGTGCCGGTCACCGGCGTCGAGGAGCTGACCGGCTTCCCCGAGTGCCTGGCCGGCCGCGTCAAGACGCTGCACCCCCGCGTCCACGCCGGCATCCTGGCCGACCAGCGCCTGGAGGAGCACCGCAGCCAGCTCGCCGAGCTGGGCGTGGAGCCGTTCGAGCTGGTCGTCGTGAACCTCTACCCGTTCCGCGAGACGGTCGCCTCCGGCGCCACCCCGGACGAGTGCGTCGAGCAGATCGACATCGGCGGCCCGTCGATGGTCCGCGCCGCCGCCAAGAACCACCCGTCGGTGTCCGTGGTCGTCAACCCGGGCCGCTACGGGGCCGTGCTCGCGGCCGTGGGGGACGGCGGCTTCACCCTGCACCAGCGCAAGCGGCTGGCCGCCGAGGCGTTCCAGCACACGGCTGCGTACGACGTGGCCGTCGCCACCTGGTTCGCCGCCGGCTACGCGGCGGGCGGCTCCAGCGAGAACGAGCCCGGCGAACCGACCGCGTTCCCCGAGTTCTTCGGCGCCACCTACGAGCGCACCTCCGTGCTCCGTTACGGCGAGAACCCGCACCAGCCGGCGGCGCTCTACGCCACCGGCAACGGTGGTCTGGCACAGGCCGAGCAGCTGCACGGCAAGGAGATGTCCTACAACAACTACGTGGACACCGAGGCCGCCCGCCGTGCCGCCCACGACCACGCCGAGCCGTGCGTCGCGATCATCAAGCACGCCAATCCCTGCGGCATCGCGACCGGGTCGGACGTCGCCGAGGCGCACCGCAAGGCCCACGCCTGCGACCCGCTGTCCGCGTACGGCGGGGTCATCGCCGTCAACCGGCCCGTGTCGAAGGAGATGGCGGAGCAGGTCGCCGGGATCTTCACCGAGGTCGTCGTCGCGCCCGGCTACGCGGAGGGCGCGGTCGAGGCGCTGACGCGGAAGAAGAACATCCGGGTGCTGCGCTGTGCGGAGGCCCCCTCCGACCCGGTCGAGATGAAGCCGATCGACGGCGGCGTGCTGCTCCAGGCCGCGGACCGGCTCCAGGCGTCCGGCGACGACCCGGCGCGGTGGACGCTGGCCACCGGCGAGGCGCTGCCGGAGGACGAGCTGGCCGAACTCGCCTTCGCCTGGCGGGCCTGCCGTGCGGTGAAGTCCAACGCCATCCTGCTCGCCAAGGACCGCGCCACGGTCGGCGTCGGCATGGGGCAGGTCAACCGTGTCGACTCGGCGAAGCTCGCCGTGCAGCGGGCGGGGGAGGAGCGGGCCACCGGCGCGTACGCGGCGTCCGACGCGTTCTTCCCGTTCCCGGACGGCCTTCAGGTGCTGACGGCGGCCGGTGTCCGCGCCGTCGTGCAGCCCGGCGGTTCGGTCCGCGACGACGCGGTGATCGAGGCCGCGCAGGCGGCCGGCGTCACCATGTACTTCACGGGCACCCGCCACTTCTTCCACTGA
- the purN gene encoding phosphoribosylglycinamide formyltransferase, giving the protein MPVSLPTVDRFVEFPGNRCPMYLWVPTKRLADSNLLFRLARKCTAVAAHRNRPARLVVLVSGSGTNLQALLDEVAAHGVDAYGAEVVAVGADRGGIAALDRAERAGLPTFVCRVRDHADRDAWDRALAEATAAHEPDLVVSAGFMKIVGPAFLARFGGRFVNTHPALLPSFPGAHGVRDALEYGVKVTGCTVHFVDDGVDTGPIIAQGVVEVTEEDHADGGAALHERIKEVERRLLVEVVGRLARDGYRIQGRKVLIP; this is encoded by the coding sequence GTGCCGGTATCGTTGCCGACGGTCGACCGGTTCGTAGAGTTCCCCGGAAACCGGTGCCCCATGTACTTGTGGGTCCCTACGAAGCGTCTCGCCGACTCGAACCTCCTTTTCCGCCTCGCCAGAAAGTGCACCGCCGTGGCAGCGCACCGGAACCGTCCCGCCCGTCTCGTCGTGCTCGTCTCCGGTTCCGGCACCAATCTCCAGGCGCTGCTGGACGAGGTCGCGGCGCACGGCGTCGACGCGTACGGCGCCGAGGTGGTGGCCGTGGGAGCCGACCGGGGCGGGATCGCCGCACTGGACCGCGCCGAGCGTGCCGGCCTGCCAACCTTCGTCTGCCGCGTCCGCGACCACGCCGACCGCGACGCCTGGGACCGGGCGCTGGCCGAGGCGACCGCCGCCCACGAGCCGGACCTGGTGGTATCGGCGGGCTTCATGAAGATCGTGGGACCGGCCTTCCTGGCGCGGTTCGGCGGTCGGTTCGTCAACACGCACCCCGCACTGCTCCCCAGCTTCCCCGGTGCGCACGGCGTGCGCGACGCCCTGGAGTACGGCGTCAAGGTCACCGGCTGCACCGTCCACTTCGTCGACGACGGCGTCGACACGGGCCCGATCATCGCCCAGGGCGTGGTCGAGGTCACCGAGGAGGACCACGCCGACGGGGGAGCCGCGCTGCACGAACGGATCAAGGAAGTCGAGCGACGGCTGCTCGTCGAGGTCGTCGGGCGTCTGGCCCGTGACGGCTACCGCATCCAGGGACGAAAGGTACTGATCCCGTGA
- a CDS encoding DUF6350 family protein: MSHQIQRPSPPHPDGPADGTAPQAAPRARAPRRAAPPEGSRRGWRPHAARLLGGLIAAALGLGLLAVVVLLLWIASPAPQGGPEAALHVAAGLWLAAHGAGLVRTSTVTGEAVPVDLTPLLAAALPLWLISRAVRNALADAFPARADASFDRTNTSPDRAGAVRIAATVVAGYLLAGTAVALYAHDGPLRADPLGAVVWSAGTASAVATVVVWVFLGRPGPALRGATEACAGPALRAAGLSVALLLGGGLVLTLLVLGLHGEEVWAAVERLSGNGPGRTAVVLLALALLPNAVIWAASYGLGPGFALGAAGMVGPFATSADGGALPVSFPLFAALPTGIPGTPLTWAAVALPVAAGLAAGVCAGRDAAPVAAPLPRGYGVEDTLDARETALTVCAAAVLCGAVLAALAALASGALGKGALAHVGPTWWATGAAAAAWTAVFGVPTALGLRAWRLRARGAFAENVRRRMRMRMRMRLRRGDVPGVDDPAWHDTGARRSRWAALKAASGGLMNDFSPRGRDGDRERGD; encoded by the coding sequence GTGAGTCACCAGATCCAGCGGCCCTCCCCGCCCCACCCGGACGGACCAGCCGACGGCACAGCCCCTCAAGCGGCACCCCGCGCGCGTGCGCCGCGCCGGGCGGCCCCTCCCGAGGGCTCGCGGCGGGGCTGGCGGCCGCATGCCGCACGGCTGCTGGGCGGGCTGATCGCCGCCGCGCTGGGCCTCGGGCTGCTGGCCGTCGTCGTCCTGCTGCTCTGGATCGCCTCTCCCGCACCGCAGGGCGGGCCGGAGGCTGCTCTGCACGTCGCCGCCGGGCTGTGGCTGGCCGCTCACGGCGCCGGCCTCGTCCGGACCAGCACCGTCACCGGCGAAGCCGTCCCGGTGGACCTGACACCGCTGCTGGCGGCTGCGCTGCCGCTCTGGCTGATCAGCCGTGCCGTGCGCAACGCCCTCGCGGACGCCTTCCCCGCCCGCGCGGACGCGTCCTTCGACCGGACCAACACGTCCCCCGACCGGGCCGGGGCCGTACGGATCGCCGCCACGGTGGTCGCCGGCTACCTGCTCGCCGGGACCGCCGTCGCCCTCTACGCCCACGACGGACCGCTCCGGGCCGATCCGCTCGGCGCGGTGGTGTGGTCGGCGGGCACCGCGTCCGCCGTCGCGACGGTCGTGGTCTGGGTGTTTCTGGGCCGCCCCGGACCGGCCCTCCGCGGCGCGACGGAGGCCTGCGCCGGTCCGGCCCTGCGCGCGGCCGGACTGAGCGTCGCGCTGCTCCTCGGCGGCGGCCTGGTGCTGACGCTGCTGGTCCTCGGCCTGCACGGCGAGGAGGTATGGGCGGCCGTGGAACGCCTCAGCGGGAACGGGCCGGGCCGGACGGCGGTGGTGCTGCTGGCCCTCGCCCTGCTGCCGAACGCCGTGATCTGGGCCGCGTCGTACGGGCTCGGTCCCGGGTTCGCGCTCGGCGCGGCGGGCATGGTGGGCCCGTTCGCGACGTCAGCCGACGGCGGTGCGCTGCCGGTGTCCTTCCCGCTGTTCGCGGCGCTGCCGACGGGCATCCCTGGCACGCCGCTGACCTGGGCCGCCGTGGCGCTTCCGGTGGCCGCCGGGCTCGCGGCCGGGGTGTGCGCGGGCCGGGACGCCGCCCCGGTGGCCGCCCCGCTGCCCCGGGGATACGGGGTCGAGGACACCCTCGACGCGCGCGAGACGGCGCTCACGGTGTGCGCCGCCGCAGTGCTCTGCGGGGCGGTGCTGGCGGCGCTGGCCGCGCTCGCCTCGGGTGCTCTCGGCAAGGGGGCGCTGGCGCACGTCGGGCCGACCTGGTGGGCGACCGGTGCCGCGGCAGCGGCGTGGACGGCGGTGTTCGGCGTGCCGACGGCGCTGGGCCTGCGGGCGTGGCGCCTGCGCGCACGCGGCGCGTTCGCCGAGAACGTTCGCCGGCGGATGCGGATGCGGATGCGGATGCGGCTGCGCCGCGGCGACGTGCCCGGGGTCGACGATCCGGCCTGGCACGACACGGGCGCGCGCCGGTCCCGGTGGGCGGCGCTGAAAGCCGCGTCCGGCGGCCTGATGAACGACTTCTCGCCCCGTGGACGGGACGGAGACCGGGAACGGGGCGACTGA
- the sucD gene encoding succinate--CoA ligase subunit alpha, translated as MAIFLTKESKVIVQGMTGSEGQKHTKRMLASGTHIVGGVNPRKAGTTVDFDGTEVPVFGGVKEAMEATGADVTVIFVPEKFTKSAVVEAIDAEIPLAVVITEGIAVHDSASFWAYATQKGNKTRIVGPNCPGLITPGQSNAGIIPADITKPGRIGLVSKSGTLTYQMMYELRDIGFSTCVGIGGDPVIGTTHIDALQAFEADADTDLIVMIGEIGGDAEERAADFIKENVSKPVVGYVAGFTAPEGKTMGHAGAIVSGSSGTAQAKKEALEAAGVKVGKTPSETARLARELLNG; from the coding sequence ATGGCTATCTTCCTCACCAAGGAAAGCAAGGTCATCGTCCAGGGGATGACCGGCTCCGAAGGCCAGAAGCACACCAAGCGCATGCTGGCGTCGGGCACCCACATCGTCGGCGGCGTCAACCCGCGCAAGGCGGGCACCACCGTCGACTTCGACGGCACCGAGGTCCCGGTGTTCGGTGGCGTCAAGGAGGCCATGGAGGCCACCGGCGCGGACGTCACCGTCATCTTCGTGCCGGAGAAGTTCACCAAGAGCGCGGTCGTCGAGGCCATCGACGCCGAGATCCCGCTCGCCGTGGTGATCACCGAGGGCATCGCGGTGCACGACTCCGCGAGCTTCTGGGCCTACGCGACGCAGAAGGGCAACAAGACCCGCATCGTGGGTCCGAACTGCCCGGGTCTGATCACTCCCGGGCAGTCGAACGCCGGCATCATCCCGGCCGACATCACCAAGCCGGGCCGCATCGGGCTGGTCTCGAAGTCCGGCACGCTGACGTACCAGATGATGTACGAGCTGCGGGACATCGGCTTCTCCACCTGCGTCGGCATCGGTGGCGACCCGGTCATCGGCACCACCCACATCGACGCCCTGCAGGCGTTCGAGGCCGACGCCGACACCGACCTGATCGTCATGATCGGTGAGATCGGCGGCGACGCCGAGGAGCGCGCGGCGGACTTCATCAAGGAGAACGTCTCCAAGCCGGTCGTCGGCTACGTCGCGGGCTTCACCGCTCCCGAGGGCAAGACGATGGGCCACGCCGGTGCGATCGTGTCCGGTTCCTCCGGCACCGCGCAGGCGAAGAAGGAGGCCCTGGAGGCCGCGGGCGTGAAGGTCGGCAAGACCCCGTCCGAGACCGCGCGCCTGGCGCGCGAGCTGCTGAACGGCTGA
- the sucC gene encoding ADP-forming succinate--CoA ligase subunit beta, translated as MDLFEYQARDIFAKHDVPVLAGEVIDTPEAAREVTERLGGRAVVKAQVKTGGRGKAGGVKLASDADDAVEKARAILGMDIKGHTVHKVMLAQTADIAEEYYVSFLLDRTNRTFLAMASVEGGVEIEEVAATKPEALAKIPVDAIEGVTEAKAREIVEAAKFPVELHDQVVNVLRKLWDVFIKEDALLVEVNPLVKTGDGKVIALDGKVSLDENAEFRQPDHAALEDKAAANPLEAAAKAKGLNYVKLEGQVGIIGNGAGLVMSTLDVVAYAGEAHGNVKPANFLDIGGGASAEVMANGLEIILGDPDVRSVFVNVFGGITACDAVANGIVQALELLKSKGEDVNKPLVVRLDGNNAELGRKILTDAAHPLVQQVDTMDGAADKAAELAAK; from the coding sequence GTGGACCTGTTCGAGTACCAGGCGAGGGACATCTTCGCCAAGCATGACGTACCGGTGCTGGCCGGTGAAGTCATCGACACGCCCGAAGCGGCGCGCGAGGTGACTGAGCGACTCGGCGGTCGCGCGGTCGTCAAGGCGCAGGTGAAGACCGGCGGCCGCGGCAAGGCGGGCGGCGTGAAGCTGGCCTCCGACGCCGACGACGCTGTAGAGAAGGCCCGGGCCATCCTGGGGATGGACATCAAGGGCCACACGGTCCACAAGGTGATGCTGGCGCAGACCGCCGACATCGCCGAGGAGTACTACGTCTCCTTCCTCCTCGACCGCACCAACCGCACCTTCCTGGCCATGGCCTCCGTCGAGGGCGGTGTCGAGATCGAGGAGGTCGCGGCGACCAAGCCCGAGGCCCTCGCCAAGATCCCGGTGGACGCGATCGAGGGCGTGACCGAGGCCAAGGCCCGCGAGATCGTCGAGGCCGCGAAGTTCCCGGTCGAGCTGCACGACCAGGTGGTGAACGTCCTGCGGAAGCTGTGGGACGTCTTCATCAAGGAGGACGCCCTCCTGGTCGAGGTGAACCCGCTGGTCAAGACCGGTGACGGCAAGGTCATCGCGCTGGACGGCAAGGTGTCGCTGGACGAGAACGCCGAGTTCCGGCAGCCCGACCACGCCGCGCTCGAGGACAAGGCCGCGGCCAACCCGCTCGAGGCCGCCGCCAAGGCCAAGGGCCTGAACTACGTCAAGCTCGAGGGCCAGGTCGGCATCATCGGCAACGGCGCGGGCCTGGTCATGTCCACCCTCGACGTCGTCGCGTACGCGGGCGAGGCCCACGGCAACGTGAAGCCGGCCAACTTCCTGGACATCGGCGGCGGCGCCTCCGCCGAGGTGATGGCGAACGGCCTGGAGATCATCCTCGGCGACCCGGACGTCCGGTCCGTGTTCGTCAACGTCTTCGGCGGCATCACCGCCTGCGACGCGGTCGCCAACGGCATCGTTCAGGCCCTGGAACTCCTCAAGTCCAAGGGCGAGGACGTGAACAAGCCGCTGGTCGTGCGTCTGGACGGCAACAACGCCGAGCTGGGCCGCAAGATCCTGACCGATGCCGCCCACCCGCTGGTGCAGCAGGTCGACACGATGGACGGAGCGGCCGACAAGGCCGCCGAGCTGGCCGCCAAGTAA